Proteins from a single region of Salvia miltiorrhiza cultivar Shanhuang (shh) unplaced genomic scaffold, IMPLAD_Smil_shh original_scaffold_305, whole genome shotgun sequence:
- the LOC131004024 gene encoding E3 ubiquitin-protein ligase RING1-like has protein sequence MMAALHHRKILIAEPNNFTTNYATDCYLCYVCPENCYLSPPPPQLLPQPPQFADPNPIKSHVPTVLILMLCVLGVAFLVLSYLTLARYRRRRNLGPMEPSRTNFADENQGPMVDHPIWYIRTVGLPQTAIDAIASFPYRKADGLVDGNDCAVCLNDFRDGEAVRLLPKCSHAFHLDCIDTWLRSHKNCPVCRAAIVAGEANSRRAEASSSSPQRNPAELRGGVRRSVSMDLSCASNSSIYRAMKRSLSLSGKRSLRKDSSSSSPQSFLLQEIHLQIR, from the coding sequence ATGATGGCCGCCCTTCATCACAGAAAAATCCTAATTGCAGAACCCAATAATTTCACCACAAATTATGCCACCGATTGTTACTTATGCTACGTTTGCCCCGAAAACTGCTACCTATCACCGCCTCCACCACAACTACTCCCTCAGCCGCCCCAATTTGCCGATCCCAATCCGATCAAAAGCCACGTTCCGACGGTCCTGATTCTGATGCTTTGCGTTCTGGGAGTGGCATTCCTAGTCCTCTCCTACCTGACCCTGGCCAGATACCGGCGCCGGAGAAATCTAGGGCCTATGGAACCTTCGAGAACGAATTTCGCCGACGAGAACCAGGGCCCGATGGTGGACCACCCCATCTGGTACATCCGCACCGTGGGCCTCCCCCAGACGGCCATCGACGCCATCGCGTCGTTCCCGTACCGTAAGGCCGACGGCCTGGTCGACGGCAACGACTGCGCCGTGTGCCTGAACGACTTCCGCGACGGCGAGGCTGTGCGGCTGCTCCCCAAGTGCAGCCACGCCTTCCACCTCGACTGCATTGACACGTGGCTCCGATCGCATAAGAACTGTCCCGTCTGCCGCGCCGCCATCGTCGCCGGCGAGGCCAATTCGCGTCGAGCCGAGGCGAGCTCGAGCAGCCCGCAGCGGAATCCGGCAGAATTGCGGGGTGGTGTGAGGAGATCGGTTTCGATGGATTTGTCGTGTGCGTCGAATTCGAGCATTTATAGGGCGATGAAGAGGTCGTTGTCGTTGAGTGGGAAGAGATCGTTGAGGAAGgatagcagcagcagcagccctcaATCGTTTCTCTTGCAAGAGATTCATCTGCAAATACGATAG